The Vigna unguiculata cultivar IT97K-499-35 chromosome 11, ASM411807v1, whole genome shotgun sequence genomic sequence GACGACAACACAACAAAACTTCCCAGATGAATGCAAGAACATCAATCACATTGGTccttcaaagaaaattaatgtGTAGTTCTTCAGTAACGAATAGTTATTAATATGGTCCCTACAACAACATTTGACATTAATTTACTCTTAATTGTAGAAgttaatatcaatttagtcaATTAACAGCAGAAAATGACATCAATCTACCTCTGCAATCTCAGTCTGTATTTGATACCAGTTTTCATGATTGAAAAGGGACTAACATGATGTCAAAATTCATGACTACTATATCTTTTTGAAGGACTAAAACTTAAAAGAAGCTGAAAGCTTCAATGTTTTTCTAATGATCCTTTTTGTAACTTAGCTTTGCTTTGAAGTCTACACTTGCAATGATTTTTGTCTGTGACGTGGTCATTACTCATTACTCATTACATACAAATTATAACTCAATACATCAAGTGTATTCCATCATCATAATGCTGCATATACAAGGTCTCATTCTTGGTATTTCCACAGATATCGTGCAATCACAAGCGCTTATTATCGAGGGGCCGTTGGAGCATTGCTTGTGTATGATGTTACCAGACATGTGACTTTTGAAAACGTGGAGAGATGGTTAAAGGAGCTTCGTGATCACACAGATGCCAACATTGTAATCATGCTGGTAGGGAACAAGGCGGATCTGCGCCACCTACGAGCGGTGGCGACGGACGACGCAAAGGCGTTTGCTGAGCGAGAAAACACATTCTTCATGGAAACATCTGCTCTTGAATCCTTGAATGTTGACAATGCCTTCACAGAAGTTCTGACTCAGATATACCGTGTTGTTAGTAGGAAGACTCTTGAGATTGGAGATGACCCTGCAGCATTGCCTAAGGGCCAGACCATCAATGTTGGCTCCAAAGATGATGTCTCAGCTGTCAAAAAAGCTGGATGCTGCTCTGCATAATTTTTCGCAACCCTTTTGCACCACAATGCTATATCTATTTCTGCATGATTCAACCAACCAAGTGAAAGCTTTTAATACCTGCACTAcacttatcttcttctttttttatgtaatttcttCTCCCTCGTATCTTGCCAagtttattgttttcttttttctctcttttcctttgaTGTAAGCATGGTTTGGTCATAGGAATGATGTCATGTCATATTGCCCTTAGATATACACAGAATTTGCTGTTTTGTATTGAGTGAAAGCTACATCTGGTTCTTAGATTGATTCAGAAGTTGTTACATTCTCATCATTCTTTCTCAAAGTTCCCATTCCACTGGAACAAGAAAAAAACTTTGATAGATAGTTAGTGTTATTCAATCCTGAAAGAGTTATGGCTTGTTCATATGGCAGCATCTCATAACAATTTCACACTTGTAGCTCTGGTTAAGTTTTAGCTATAATAACAATACTAGTCTTTAACTCTTGTTGCCCTTTTTctttctgttaatttttttttttattattattatctaaactAGCATAAGGTCAAGGTTAACAAAAAATTTACATCAAAATACATCAGAAGATGGAATAACCAATATATATGAAAAGTACTTCGAAAACATTTGTTTCATTCTTCTCTGACGTCTGTGATGTCTCTCTCATGCAACATCTGGTgtgcattttctttttcacttctTGCAGATCTCACCAAAATATTCCCCTTGGTCTTTATTAAAAGTAACTTTGtagaaattttatattattctttttataagaCACTTCATGCTttcaattatacatttatttattttgtgtttatattttaggTATCTATTTCAGAGTTTGTATTTAATGAGGAGATACATAATCGAAATtgtaaattacttatttttgctATTCTTACATCACGTATAATTATTATgagaattaatatttttaattcaaacaaagattaattttttattagtaaggATAAAATAGGTaagttaatatctttttttttttaaaaaaaatctataaatattaacatcttatatttttttaaccacATAGTTAGGTTAATGGTGTCCTATAATAAGGTTTGGAAAAGTAGGGTTTTGCAATTAACTTATGCATTATAGAAATAATGGTatatatcataatatttcaagAACACATTCtcacatttattttcaaataaattttgtcaACAAATAAAATGAATGGGTTGTAAGAGAATAGAAGAGTGGTATGAATAAATTTAGGCGATTTCTTCGACACCTCCGTAATTTTGACCTCCGTCtccataattttttctatttataatttgGAATAGAAGAGTAAATGTATTATATTTCagataatacattttaaaatacaaaataaaaaatacatcttaattgtataatttaaaatataattttgtattctatgtatttcataataaaaaaaatgtattttagatTGCATCTGAAA encodes the following:
- the LOC114168151 gene encoding ras-related protein RABA1f, giving the protein MGAYRADDDYDYLFKVVLIGDSGVGKSNLLSRFTKNEFSLESKSTIGVEFATRSIHVDDKIVKAQIWDTAGQERYRAITSAYYRGAVGALLVYDVTRHVTFENVERWLKELRDHTDANIVIMLVGNKADLRHLRAVATDDAKAFAERENTFFMETSALESLNVDNAFTEVLTQIYRVVSRKTLEIGDDPAALPKGQTINVGSKDDVSAVKKAGCCSA